CTACCAGCACATCTGTGGCCAGGCCCAGAAACAACCCGTGGTCCAGCACGCCAGGCATGGTTGAGAGCGTAACTGCCAGCGCCTGTGGGTTGTCGATCCCGCCTGGGAAGTGCGCATCGATCACCCAGAACCCCTGGTCGGTTACCACCGGTCCGTCCTTGTTGCTGCCCATGCGTAGCACTGGTTCAGCACCCAGACGCCGGAGCTGTCGCATTACAGGCGCAGCGGCCATAGGGAGCACTTCGACAGGAACCGGACAACGCGTGCCCAGCCGATCAACCAACTTTGAGGCATCTACCAGCACAATAAAGCGCTGGGCCTGCGTGGCTACCACTTTTTCTCGCGTATGGGCAGCACCACGCCCCTTGATCAGATTCAATTCCGGACTGACTTCGTCAGCCCCATCAAATGCCAGATCCAATGTTTCGACATCAGCCAGCGTAACCAGCGGAATCCCTTCGGCACGGGCCAGCTGCTCGGCCGCATAGGACGTTGGCACCCCTACTACCTGAAGTCCTTCCATCCGCACACGCCGCCCGATGGCACGAATAGCCCAGGCAGCAGTTGATCCTGTTCCCAACCCCAGTCGCATACCCGATACCACCCATTCCGCCACCTTTTCTCCAACGGCCTTTTTGGCCCGCTCAGCTGCTGATAATACGTCCGGCATAAGCTGACTCACTCGTAGCGCAACGCCTCTATAGGGTTCAGTCGGGCCGCCTTATAGGCCGGGTAGCTCCCAAACACGACGGCTACCACCGTAACCAGCAGCATCCCACCTAACGCCCAGCTCCAGGGGAAAACGGCCGAAATGTCGAAATACACCGCCACCAGATTCCCCCCCAACGCCCCCAGCAAAATACCCACTAGCCCACCGAGCTGACACAAGAAAAATGCTTCAAGCAAGAACTGCCGCAAAATATCGCGACGACGCGCCCCGACCGCCTTGCGGATGCCGATTTCACGCGTGCGTTCAGTGACCGACACAAGCATGATGTTCATAATGCCGATGCCGGCTGCCAGTAGTGCAATCAGCCCGATCCCTGCTCCCCCGATCGAAAGTGTGCGAGTGAACGCTTCAAAAACGCTCCGCATCGAATCATTCGTGCTGAGTTCAAAATCATTGGGCTGGCCCGGAGCAACCTTCCGAATAATACGCAACTTACTGATCACCTCGTCCATCGCAGCGCCCAATCGCTCCGGACTGCTCACCCGCACGCTGACCCACGTTAGATCGCGCTCCAACAACCCGTAACGCGCGAAAGCTGTTGTGATCGGGATCAGTGCCCGGCGATCCTGACTGAAACCCAGGAAACTCCCCTTAGTCTTCAGAACCCCGATCACTTCATAGCGATGCCCGCCAAAACGCACCACCTTGCCCAGGGGCGTCTCGTTCGGGAAGAGTTCCTCGGCAATCACCGCCCCCAGCACAATCACCGGACGAGCGTAGTGCACGTCCTGCGCTGTAATGAAGCGGCCTGCCCCCAGCTCATAGCTGAAGTTCTCCAGGAAGTTTTCGTCTGTGCCGATCAGCTGCACGTTCGGTTCCGTCTCTCGGTCCTGGTAGCGAACCGCCCCCAGGTCAAAATGCTCCATAATACTGATAAAAACCGGTTGCGAAAGGCTACGCTTCAGACGCTCGATCTGGGCATAGGTGATAGGCCGACGATACCCCCACCGCTCGTTGCTCACCCGAATGCTCGGATAGCGGCTGATGGTGAAGGTAGACGATCCCAGAAAGTTCATGGACTCCCGAAAATACACATCAATGACTTTGACCGCCGTCACGGAACTGATAATGGCAAACACGCCAATCACCATGCCCAGTAGGGTCAGTCCCGACCGTAGCCGGTTGGTACGAAGGGCCGTCCAGGCCATGCGAAAGGCTTCAATAAACTCCATGGCTTACTCGTAGCGTAATGCTTCAATGGGTTGGGCACGGGCAGCGGTCCAGGCCGGTGCCAGCCCGAACGTGATACCGGTCAGCACGCAGATCAGGAAAGCCAGGGCTACTGTCGTGGCCGGGAGATACGCCTCAATGAACAGGTTGACCACGCCCGTGAGCATCATGGCCAGCAGCACGCCAATCACTCCCCCGATCATGCACACCAGAATCGCTTCGATCAAAAACTGCACAAGAATGGCCCGGCGGGTAGCTCCTACGGCCTTGCGAATGCCGATTTCACGCGTGCGTTCTTTGACCGACACAAACATGATGTTCATCACGCCCACGCCACCTACCAGCAGCGATAATCCAGTCAGAAACAACCCCACCCCGTAAATCGCCGCTTTGACCGGGGCCAGCTGTTCCCGAAGCGCCTGCTGCTGATTGATCTCAAAGTCGTTTTTCTCCAGAGCATCCAGCTTACGCGCCACGCGT
The sequence above is a segment of the Rhodothermus sp. genome. Coding sequences within it:
- the rpiA gene encoding ribose-5-phosphate isomerase RpiA — its product is MPDVLSAAERAKKAVGEKVAEWVVSGMRLGLGTGSTAAWAIRAIGRRVRMEGLQVVGVPTSYAAEQLARAEGIPLVTLADVETLDLAFDGADEVSPELNLIKGRGAAHTREKVVATQAQRFIVLVDASKLVDRLGTRCPVPVEVLPMAAAPVMRQLRRLGAEPVLRMGSNKDGPVVTDQGFWVIDAHFPGGIDNPQALAVTLSTMPGVLDHGLFLGLATDVLVGHADGQVRHLRRSEANNKSAAC
- a CDS encoding ABC transporter permease; the protein is MEFIEAFRMAWTALRTNRLRSGLTLLGMVIGVFAIISSVTAVKVIDVYFRESMNFLGSSTFTISRYPSIRVSNERWGYRRPITYAQIERLKRSLSQPVFISIMEHFDLGAVRYQDRETEPNVQLIGTDENFLENFSYELGAGRFITAQDVHYARPVIVLGAVIAEELFPNETPLGKVVRFGGHRYEVIGVLKTKGSFLGFSQDRRALIPITTAFARYGLLERDLTWVSVRVSSPERLGAAMDEVISKLRIIRKVAPGQPNDFELSTNDSMRSVFEAFTRTLSIGGAGIGLIALLAAGIGIMNIMLVSVTERTREIGIRKAVGARRRDILRQFLLEAFFLCQLGGLVGILLGALGGNLVAVYFDISAVFPWSWALGGMLLVTVVAVVFGSYPAYKAARLNPIEALRYE